In the Neospora caninum Liverpool complete genome, chromosome Ia genome, one interval contains:
- a CDS encoding putative histidyl-tRNAsynthetase, giving the protein MLALLFLLLASSFVSAAADRRICVAPERVWRSAGRFSPGGDGLLVPLSSFLSPKGGTESLLLPSFASLASSPRPALLTTEPAAPQRGRPFRRLLRTAEEAASGDAAIEGPRQRPPSLGFLQPLGREAVLSKGRHRERLCRRRWTRSPAALSSMSHPFLRAASAANSLFGCATGRRDRSKDASPREGKWRVRLPAATRNPAANSQRAALDNWRCMDSRPMGTRRGAGGMEGGSASTSAAASTSSLGSSSLNPVRGSQDFPPLLWRLHRWLFSQWRETAASFGFQEFATPVVEPAELYLHPSEERSARRGGDFPVSHRSDEFAGFGSRERGEGATEESLRKRCTASKLPRLSNSSETAPGAHMESRPLHVACAARGEGAALTSPASPSSQGISTGIPPHLYLFEDQSRRPLALRPELTPSLCRLLLRLYAKPRQGSAQPLRPERVCSIAELESLAASPALPVRLSSIGDCWRYERTGRCRRRQHWQWNLDIVLGPGERTDSSALVPRNLHAIGTRRGRDARLEERRSHAGLLDARPEAEILAAAVSLLEKLGLRPEDVEVRVGSRRVLEALLVRLGVVDGRKLWAEPVGGSADEEGRAAETKSEGRPECTRQRETVKESAEESRRGEDQNCASQAPSRKEGDTGAVRGRRLEGADPSAAGKTDRVSRAFAGATGREGSEERVEWTEKERETQKLEEICQVLDRLERHPVDAVLPLLSHVTGLRPADARTLIEAVQAFNPFPDPDTGTPCPSSGSSLASRALCVSSSLGSPNVSASAAAAERHLEAAAEEARQLFALFPLYGLSRRWLSWHLLTVRGLGYYRGLVFEAFERVNSSSRLARGAETGRGEPEKMAVGDLSRRVVGVKADAHPRVASLASPADPLFRPRALFGGGRYVKHVLRLPGLSAPSPASNGAAASLRKQFLGTGISAVGLGMGDTVLLDLLDRKGLLPDLRPGATPLVDIVVSVLAPSSERPAAGDRSAYASVEDAPSPAASHARNPSKTPAAGTQDAVRDMRQHAASPADRLPASLSARPNGEEQASIHLATGDAGASVYEPFSFSAGGALGMGKDAEWGRGPSAAQAAHAAAIRLAQSLRRERNWKVEVLLGDREGEKGWKAVLARAAELGARVVVGVIAREEKGGREAGRKEWKAEHAEGDASESGTREAAAEERGYVPSSQSQRSALLDRRQEKHGVEGLKEVDNTEKGFRGNMSGSAASASAQVAPPGGESAGCQWINGYSHTEESLSSVVSRPVQYLVKDVSAAVANGGENCRRVVPAVGTVCEGGSESGAELDAFPVPPAFRENGSFLVCEDPTAVVDAVKALAAFTSPQASLATD; this is encoded by the coding sequence ATGCTGGcactcctgtttcttctgctggCTTCTTCGTTTGTTTCGGCCGCCGCCGATCGCCGGATATGTGTGGCGCCGGAGCGGGTGTGGAGGTCGGCaggccgtttctctcctggtgGCGACGGCCTGCTCGTGCCTTtgtcctcgtttctctctccaaaGGGCGGAACGGAGTCGTTGCTCCTTCCCTCGTTCGCGTCGCTGGCTTCCTCGCCGAGGCCCGCTCTCCTGACGACTGAGCCGGCGGCGCcgcaaagaggaaggccgttccggcgtctcctgagaactgcggaagaggcggcaTCGGGAGATGCCGCCATCGAAGGTCCGAGACAAAGGCCACCGTCTCTAGGTTTCCTCCAGCCGCTGGGAAGGGAGGCGGTTCTGTCAAAGGGCCGTCACAGGGAAAGGCTCTGTCGGCGACGGTGGACTCGATCCCCGGCCGCCTTGTCCAGCATGTCGCATCCGTTCTTGCGTGCGGCTTCCGCCGCCAATTCGCTTTTTGGTTGTGCCACGGGGAGACGAGACCGGAGCAAAGACGCGAGCCCGCGGGAAGGAAAGTGGCGGGTGCGTCTCCCGGCCGCAACGCGGAACCCCGCCGCGAATTCGCAAAGGGCGGCGCTCGACAACTGGAGGTGTATGGACAGTCGGCCAATGGGGACACGGAGAGGCGCTGGCGGAATGGAGGGCGGTTCTGCGTCGACTTCGGCAGCGGCGtcgacgtcttctctcggctcgTCCTCGCTGAATCCGGTACGGGGCAGTCAAGAtttcccgcctcttctttggcGGCTTCACCGGTGGCTGTTCTCCCAGTGGCGGGAGACTGCAGCGTCGTTCGGGTTCCAGGAATTTGCGACTCCAGTCGTCGAGCCTGCTGAGCTCTACCTACACCCCAGTGAGGAACGGAGCGCGCGCCGTGGAGGCGACTTTCCTGTCTCGCACCGCTCGGACGAATTCGCGGGATTTggcagcagagagcggggcgaaggcgccacGGAGGAAAGCCTCCGCAAAAGGTGCACTGCCTCGAAACTCCCTCGGCTTTCGAACTCAAGCGAGACAGCCCCAGGCGCTCACATGGAGTCGCGTCCTTTACACGTGGCGTGTGCCGCGCGCGGTGAAGGTGCGGCCCTGACGTCACCGGCGTCGCCATCCTCGCAAGGCATTTCGACGGGGATTCCTCCGCACCTCTACCTTTTCGAGGACCAGAGTCGCAGACCCCTGGCGCTTCGCCCGGAACTGACGCCGTCCCTCTGTCGACTGCTGCTGCGCCTGTACGCGAAGCCTCGGCAAGGCAGTGCACAGCCACTACGGCCTGAGCGCGTTTGCAGCATCGCTGAActcgagagcctcgccgCGTCGCCGGCCTTACCCGTTCGCTTGTCTTCCATAGGGGATTGCTGGCGCTACGAGAGAACAGGTCGGTGCCGCCGAAGACAACACTGGCAGTGGAACCTGGACATCGTCCTGGGGCCGGGCGAGAGGACGGATTCGTCGGCGCTGGTGCCCCGAAACCTGCATGCAATCGGTACCCGACGGGGGCGCGACGCACGCCTCGAGGAACGCCGTTCGCACGCGGGCCTTCTGGATGCGAGGCCCGAGGCGGAGATCCTTGCTGCagcggtgtctctgctggaAAAGCTCGGGCTGCGTCCGGAAGATGTCGAAGTTCGCGTCGGCAGTCGACGGGTCCTCGAGGCGCTCCTCGTCCGCCTGGGTGTCGTTGACGGGCGCAAGCTCTGGGCAGAGCCCGTGGGCGGATCtgcggacgaggaaggacgcgCGGCGGAAACGAAGTCAGAAGGCCGGCCAGAGTGCACTCGGCAGCGGGAGACCGTgaaagagagcgcagaggagaGTCGACGAGGGGAAGACCAGAACTGCGCTTCGCAGGCACCgtcgaggaaggagggagacaccggCGCAGTACGGGGTCGGCGCCTCGAGGGCGCAGACCCGAGCGCCGCGGGAAAGACCGACAGGGTGAGCCGGGCGTTCGCGGGAGCTACGGGACGGGAGGGAAGTGAAGAGCGCGTGGAatggacagagaaagaaagggagacacagaaactcGAGGAGATCTGTCAGGTCCTGGATCGGTTAGAACGGCATCCCGTGGACGCCGTCCTCCCACTTCTGAGCCACGTCACAGGTTTACGTCCTGCGGACGCCCGAACTTTGATCGAAGCCGTCCAGGCGTTCAATCCGTTCCCAGACCCCGACACAGGGACACCCTGTCCTTCGtctggctcttctctcgcttcacgggctttgtgtgtctccagTTCGCTCGGGTCTCCTAACGTCTCGGCTtccgcggcggcggcagagagacacctggaAGCTGCCGCGGAGGAAGCCCGGCAGCTGTTTgccctctttcctctctacGGCCTCTCACGCCGGTGGCTCTCGTGGCATCTGCTGACTGTGCGCGGCCTCGGGTACTACCGCGGTCTCGTGTTTGAAGCCTTTGAGCGCGTCAactcttcctcgcgcctcgcgcgcggggCAGAGACCGGTCGTGGGGAACCAGAGAAGATGGCTGTTGGCGACCTTTCGAGGCGGGTTGTGGGTGTAAAGGCAGACGCACACCCTCGTGTCGCtagcctcgcctcgccggctgATCCGTTGTTCAGACCCAGGGCTCTGTTTGGAGGCGGCCGGTACGTGAAGCACGTGCTGCGGTTGCCAGGcctctcggcgccttcgcctgcctcaAACGGggcggcggcctcgctgAGGAAGCAGTTCCTCGGAACCGGAATCTCGGCGGTAGGTCTCGGCATGGGCGACACAGTCCTTCTCGACTTGCTCGACCGCAAGGGACTTCTCCCCGACCTCCGTCCGGGCGCAACGCCTCTCGTCGACATCGTCGTCAGCGTCCTCGCGCCGTCCTCTGAAAGGCCAGcagcgggagacagaagcgcctACGCATCTGTCGAggacgcgccgtctccggccGCCTCGCATGCACGAAATCCCTCAAAAACTCCAGCTGCGGGGACACAGGACGCTGTGCGAGACATGCGCCAGCATGCAGCCAGCCCCGCCGATCGCTTGCCGGCATCTCTCTCGGCCCGCCCAAACGGGGAAGAGCAAGCGTCGATACACCTCGCCACtggcgacgccggcgcttcAGTGTATGAGCcattctctttttccgccgGTGGGGCTCTCGGGATGGGGAAGGACGCCGAGTGGGGGCGAGGACCTTCGGCAGCCcaggccgcgcatgcagccgccaTTCGCCTGGCGCAGAGCCtccggcgagaaagaaactggAAGGTCGAGGTCCTGttgggagacagagagggagagaaaggctgGAAAGCGGTCCTTGCGAGAGCCGCCGAGCTGGGGGCGCGCGTGGTGGTGGGCGTCATAGctagagaagagaaaggagggagagaggccgggaGGAAGGAATGGAAAGCCGAACACgctgaaggagacgcaagTGAATCTGGAACGCGGGAGGCTGCAGCGGAAGAACGGGGATATGTTCCTTCCTCGCAGAGCCAGAGATCGGCACTGCTGGATAGGCGTCAGGAGAAACACGGAGTCGAGGGCCTTAAAGAAGTAGATAACACAGAGAAAGGTTTCCGTGGGAACATGTCGGGTTCCGCGGCGTCCGCCTCGGCGCAGGTAGCCCCACCGGGAGGCGAATCTGCAGGCTGTCAATGGATAAATGGATACAGTCACACCGAGGAGAGTCTTTCAAGTGTCGTCTCGCGTCCCGTTCAGTATCTTGTCAAGGACGTTTCCGCTGCAGTTGCGAACGGAGGGGAGAACTGTCGACGTGTGGTCCCCGCTGTGGGGACAGTCTGTGAAGGCGGGAGCGAGAGTGGCGCAGAATTGGACGCCTTTCCAGTGCCTCCAGCGTTtagagagaacggaagctTTTTGGTGTGCGAGGATCCCACTGCGGTCGTGGACGCCGTGAAGGCTCTTGCAGCGTTCACAAGCCCGCAGGCCTCTCTGGCCACAGATTAG
- a CDS encoding putative ATP-dependent helicase, with the protein MDPVDLLAVADDRETAEKPELQRDAPDPSTLSPEESRSEAGLQSPGAASFCKSEATPNGRDGIRETKKPAAFAALEPLRKGKRKRREGRQEKREALEQQLRLAHEQQMQQRSQDSTKARDEGLKTQCAKARKTQTPQPEGKQADGNCAKRKLAEENATASAQTCCQLGECEDRESEIKEARQSGDSSSPSSPSPPSSSSSSSSSSSPVTYAPLLATSQIRRSEEVERTRLALPAAEVESKFVSFSSQHRHPRRQEADDVDSDEHDGSVSGTDVEGQEDEEANNREEAGEQGKQRRDFADWRRRLELKEERTRRREKMMKTRRHADVICVSGETGSGKSTQIPQFLFEAGICYPTLHLPVTPSAATSASSPSSRVVSLRLKIGVTQPRRVAAVMVARRVAQELGSEKLVGYHIRHKSENLGPECRIKFMTDGVLLREIQRDFLCSEYACIIIDEAHERSVNTDLLIGLLSRVVKLRRSKFEAGEVPLPPLKLVIMSASMRAKDFTENPLLFCPPPALLSIPAKQFKVASFFSRRTPENYVDAAIKKCIQAHCKLPPGSILLFVTGREEVEEVVAALARWDRRRAERARRVRPLPSGDTGTVERGEGETEVGEESEEAFLLPEEEAEATGSGGRQQASDDSGDDEDGQSGAGNWKPKCDTRAEKGSAGRSRRSVSSWQLLDSESEAENESANDGKDDRGASALCSLSPSSAVSASRAAVSDESLSTEKPVSRRERRGEGSTVWRGAGGAGVRKKEENSESNPEEEPFYSQLTPIPLYAALPPREQLKAFRLPEDQERLVIVATNVAETSVTLPNVRYVIDTGREKRRVFASEDGGASEVSCVSRFQISFITQASALQRAGRAGRVGAGFCYRLYSSSVYEHIFEPSSLPAITTTPLDSLLLYMSNLARALAGARERLVALGALEPRVLPAGLAPFKRGQLASDGALHALGAQPPSGKGGEEYKCTRLGAKLADFPIPPRYAKMLLFALLKSRQLGPDCLALCCLLVGALSVGELAAPRARFTRPQGEKRQQGAATADHARASAGLEEDSDEDGDDEDEDDEDEGEANAKAPGFLSEEREKDATGYPWQEYSNDIDAYLWMCGAYCHAVHRGKFCRRFGLNAKKMKDVFLLGNQLAGILLPLYIRQASKSAAEGSAKKRKHDEKPSVLQLPLKPQPPSDRIRLALHACVLEGLVDHVAVLVEASTRRDLTGGGPAPSKSEGGYRTAELKTAEDGSQQLAFLHPSSNLAKHRLRPKLVVYNFILTTSRPFLRDCLAIDSESLSLCSSPLVRVGDFLEIPAPVYDPGRDAVVAWQKPMYTPLSLPLPAVEGELPETHALFYPTVACAFLEGKLFPKLAAFASSLIVAPQTALAGARTSCHALREFLLPLETHKLTCRKAFVQMWKEKKGFLLSEYIKLQRFADYKKIRELSDLWPPL; encoded by the exons ATGGACCCCGTCGACCTGCTTGCAGTTGCGGACGACCGTGAAACGGCAGAAAAGCCTGagctccagagagacgccccaGACCCCTCGACGCTTTCCCCAGAAGAGTCGCGAAGTGAGGCTGGTCTCCAGTCGCCTGGCGCGGCTTCCTTCTGCAAGTCGGAGGCGACGCcaaacggcagagacggcatacgcgagacgaagaaaccgGCGGCGTTTGCTGCCCTCGAGCCTCtgcggaaagggaagagaaagcgcaggGAGGGTCGCCAGGAGAAGCGGGAAGCACT agagcaaCAGTTGCGATTGGCGCACGAACAACAGATGCAGCAGAGGAGTCAGGACTCGACGAAAGCTCGGGACGAAGGACTGAAAACACAGTgcgcgaaagcgaggaagacgcaaacACCACAGCCAGAAGGAAAACAAGCAGACGGTAACTGCGCCAAACGCAAACTCGCAGAGGAGAATGCAACAGCCTCAGCTCAGACATGTTGCCAACTTGGGGAGTGTGAGGACCGCGAGAGTGAGATCAAGGAGGCCAGACAAAGTGGcgattcttcttctccgtcttctccgtctcccccctcttcttcttcctcttcttcttcttcttcttctcccgtgaCGTATGCGCCTCTGCTGGCAACATCTCAGATCCGGAGATCcgaggaagtggagaggaCGCGCCTCGCGTTGCCGGCTGCGGAAGTGGAGAGCAAATTCGTGAGTTTTTCCAGCCAGCACCGACACCCGCGGCGCCAAGAAGCGGACGATGTTGATTCGGACGAACACGACGGCTCGGTTTCTGGGACAGACGTGGAGGGccaagaggacgaggaggcgaacaACCGAGAGGAAGCCGGAGAGCAGGGGAAGCAGCGCAGGGATTTCGCAGATTGGCGGCGTCGCTTGGAGctgaaggaggagagaacgcgaaggcgcgaaaaaaTGATGAAGACGCGGAGGCATGCAGACGTCATATGCGTGTCAGGAGAAACAGGGTCGGGGAAGAGTACGCAG ATTCCCCAATTCCTCTTTGAGGCCGGAATCTGCTACCCCACGCTCCACCTCCCTGTCACACCTTCTGCCGCAAccagcgcgtcttctccgtcttctcgcgtcgtGTCTTTGCGGCTGAAGATCGGCGTGACGCAGCCCCGTCGCGTAGCCGCTGTGATGGTGGCGCGACGCGTCGCTCAAGAGCTCGGATCAGAAAAGCTCGTTGGCTACCAC ATTCGCCACAAGAGCGAGAATCTCGGCCCCGAGTGCCGCATCAAATTCATGACGGACGGCGTCCTGCTCAGGGAAATTCAGCGCGACTTTCTCTGCTC GGAGTACGCATGCATCATCATCGACGAGGCCCACGAGCGCTCCGTGAACACGGACTTGCTTAttggtcttctctcgcgtgtcgTGAAGCTCCGCCGCAGCAAGTTCGAGGCCGGTGAAGTGCCGCTCCCTCCGCTCAA ACTCGTGATCATGTCCGCCTCGATGCGAGCGAAGGACTTCACCGAAAATCCCCTACTGTTCTGTCCCCCGCCGGCGCTCCTCTCCATTCCAGCCAAGCAGTTCAAAGTGGCGTCGTTCTTCTCGAGACGCACGCCGGAGAACTACGTGGACGCGGCTATCAAGAAATGCATACAGGCTCACTG caagcTTCCGCCGGGGTcgattcttctcttcgtgaCGGGCCGcgaagaagtcgaggaagTGGTGGCAGCCCTCGCGCGGTGggacaggcgacgcgcagagcgcgcgcggagaGTGAGGCCTCTGCCaagcggagacactggaACCGTGgagcggggcgaaggcgagaccgaagttggagaggagagcgaggaggcgtttctgcttccggaagaagaggcggaagcgactGGATCGGGCGGGAGGCAGCAGGCGTCCGATGACAGCGGAGATGACGAGGATGGCCAGTCCGGCGCTGGAAACTGGAAGCCAAAGTGCGACACGAGAGCCGAAAAAGGCTCAGCCGGACGCTCGCGGCGAAGCGTCTCTTCGTGGCAGCTATTGGACAGTGAATCCGAGGCCGAGAACGAGAGTGCAAATGACGGAAAAGATGATCGTGGAGCGAGTGCACTTTgttctttgtcgccttcttctgctgtctctgcttctcgcgcggCCGTCTCCGACGAGAGTCTGTCGACGGAGAAGCCCGTGAGTcgccgcgagcggcgcggcgaAGGCTCCACCGTCTGGCGTGGTGCAGGGGGCGCAGgcgtgaggaagaaggaagaaaattCCGAGTCGAACCCGGAGGAAGAACCGTTCTATTCCCAGTTGACGCCGATTCCGCTCTACGCTGCCCTGCCGCCGAGGGAACAGTTGAAggcctttcgtctcccggAAGATCAGGAGCGGCTCGTTATCGTTGCCACAAATGTCGCCGAAACTTCCGTAACTCTGCCGAATGTGCG ATACGTGATTGACACAGgtcgcgagaagcggcgagtgTTTGCCTCCGAAGATGGAGGCGCCTCAGAGGTttcgtgcgtctctcggttTCAGATTTCCTTCATCACACAGGCCTCAGCCCTCCAGAGGGCAGGGCGCGCAGGCCGTGTCGGGGCCGGTTTCTGCTATCGCCTGTATTCGTCGAGCGTCTACGAACACATTTTCGAGCCGTCCAGCCTCCCCGCGATCACCACGACGCCcctcgactctctcctcctctacATGTCCAATCTCG CGCGTGCTCTCGCTGGGGCCCGCGAACGTCTGGTGGCGTTGGGGGCCTTGGAGCCCAGAGTGCTTCCAGCGGGCCTGGCTCCGTTCAAAAGGGGACAGCTCGCCAGCGACGGGGCCTTGCACGCACTTGGCGCGCAGCCACCCTCGGGcaaaggcggcgaagaatACAAGTGCACGAGGCTCGGGGCGAAACTCGCAGACTTTCCGATCCCGCCGCGCTACGCGAAAatgcttctctttgctttgcTCAA ATCGCGACAGCTGGGGCCcgactgcctcgccctctgctgtctcctcgtcggcgCCCTGTCTGTGGGGGAGCTGGCGgctccgcgcgcgcgtttcaCCCGGCcgcaaggcgagaagcgacaacAGGGCGCGGCCACCGCGGACCACGCGCGAGCCTCAGCAGgcctcgaggaagacagcgatgaagatggagacgacgaagacgaagacgatgaagacgagggcgaggcgaacgcgaaggcCCCGGGTTTCCTGTcagaagagcgggagaaggacgcgacGGGGTATCCGTGGCAGGAGTACAGCAACGACATCGACGCGTATCTGTGGATGTGCGGCGCGTATTGCCACGCCGTGCATCGCGGCAAGTTCTGCCGGCGCTTCGGCTTAAAtgcgaagaagatgaaggacGTCTTTCTGCTCGGGAACCAGCTGGCGGGCATCCTGCTGCCGCTGTACATCCGACAGGCCAGCAAGTCAGCAGCGGAGGGGTCCgcaaaaaagcgaaaacATGACGAGAAACCCTCCGTTCTCCAACTACCACTCAAACCCCAGCCGCCCTCAGACCGCATACGGCTCGCTCTCCACGCCTGCGTCCTCGAAGGCCTCGTGGACCATGTGGCGGTGCTGGTGGAGGCTTCGACAAGACGCGACCTGACCGGGGGAGGCCCTGCGCCTTCCAAAAGCGAAGGCGGGTACCGAACCGCCGAACTCAAGACGGCTGAGGACGGAAGTCAACagctcgcctttctccaccCTTCTTCCAACCTTGCCAAACACCG ACTGCGTCCGAAGCTGGTGGTTTACAATTTCATCCTGACCACGTCGAGACCTTTCCTGCGAGACTGCCTGGCCATCGACAGCGAATCTCTCAGTCTCTGTTCGTCACCGCTGGTGCGCGTTGGCGACTTCCTGGAGATCCCCGCGCCCGT CTACGATCCTGGGCGAGACGCGGTGGTGGCGTGGCAGAAGCCCATGTACACTCCCTTGAGTTTGCCGCTGCCAGCTGTCGAGGGAGAGCTCccggagacgcatgcactcTTCTACCCCACGGTCGCGTGCGCCTTTCTGGAAGGCAAACTGTTCCCCAAGTTGGCCGCCTTTGCCTCGAGTCTCATCGTGGCACCTCAGACGGCGCTGGCAGGGGCCAGGACCTCCTGCCACGCGCTTCGCGAGTTCCTGCTCCCGCTCGAAACCCATAAGCTGACCTGCAG GAAAGCGTTCGTGCAAAtgtggaaagagaaaaagggctTTCTCCTGTCGGAGTACATCAAGCTTCAGCGTTTCGCAGACTACAAGAAAATCCGCGAACTCAGTGACCTGTGGCCGCCCCTCTGA